From the genome of Falco cherrug isolate bFalChe1 chromosome 15, bFalChe1.pri, whole genome shotgun sequence:
aacctctgcagctcttttcaGATTataatctgaattattttggattttaatgGTATTTCACGAACTAACTGGTAATCAGCTGAGAACACAAGAACAGAAATTTCACTGATCTTACAGCAAGCAGTAATTTGTAGTTAAAGAAGGATACAACAACAGTATCAACGGCAGCAGGGTAAAGTTTTGCTCCAGGAGACGTCAGGCCAGGGCACATTATATTAGCTCCGCTTAGTACAAATTTAATGGCGCCTTTATCAACCTGCTGATGTGGTAGAATAAATGGGTCTAGGAGGAGAAAGACACAGCATTACAATTAATACGGTAAGACGACAACACAAATAACTTCTCATCAAGTCAGTTTAGATGGGGCAAGTTTAGTGTGCTGCAAGGGTAGGAAGTTTGAGAAACCACTACCAGAGCTCCTGCTGAGCTGTACTGTCCCAAAAGGACACAAGTACTGTTCTCCCAGACCACATGTTTCATCTCAGAATCAAAAGATAAACCAACACTAGGCCTATGCCTCTGGCACACTCGTATACTGAGTAACAATATTAAAAAGTTCCCCCCGCCCCGAGAAACAATCACGCAAGTGCCCACATACTAAGAGGTCTTAAATCCCTCAAATTACATGTGTAACGTCTTAGATGAAAAAAGAGTTTAATGTTAACCagacaaaaaaagcacagacGGACAAAATTCATGAAGGCTGTCAACTCTCCAAGCAACCTTTCAAGTACACGCACTTTCTTGAAGTATTTCAAACACTGAGATTTGACTGTAGCGAAACCTATGCTCATCCAAATCAGAGTAATACAAACAAGCAGAACAttgagaacagcaagaaaaattagCATGAGAGTAAGCTGTAAAAACCACACAGCATAAACtctaacaggagaaaaaaaccacattacaTCATTAACCTCATGATTAAAGAGTATTTTTCTGGTAAGAACTTACAAGTATTTGGAAGGAAGCAAACAGGGTTTAAAGGAAGAGTTGAAAGAACAAAGATAGGGACTAACAACAGGAGATTTAGATCTCTGGCCTACGGAAACCTCTCTCAAGATTTTTCGCAGTTTTGCACAGTTTAATTCTTACAAATCAAAGTTCAGATTGATTAACATATAACATTACAGTAATTATGGGGGAAGGAATCCATTCAGGTGCCGGAAATAGCGAGCAATAAATTACAGTTGAGTATATACACACTATACCTTTAAGATCTATTCTggaacatacatatatatatatatatataagcattAAGTTCTTTTCAATTTGGTTCTACAAAAGTTCTGTGGAATCACACCCTCACCCCCTCTCCCCACGACCACCATCCTCAGGAAACTTACATTTGTGAAGCAACCGTAGTGTTGGGTAAAAAATCCCTTCTCTTTGTCTGAAGAACAGCAACTCCCCATTCACAGTGAGGATTTCTATATGTTCATGActgcaagattaaaaaaaaattattccaataGCTCCTTAACCCTCTTACggtttaaatgaaatatatgaCTTCACAGAGTCTGGTCTGTCTTGACATCTGAGAAAAGATAGACAATTAGcaagaaaatttaaaactaaaaagtcttttttttttaatgacttgttCTTCAACACTGGCCTTCtgcatgtttccttcctttaaagaaaaaaaataaaagaaaaaaacgaCGAAAAGACATCCAGCTGTTCACAAACTGcctttctttgggttttttttgtaaatgcaaCACAAAGAGTGGACAAGGAGAAGACATCGGCAGAAATATGCTACTCtttattcaaaagaaagaaaataatccagaTAACATATGGAAATACATGGTAAAAAAAATGCTACTGGAAGCAATCCAAACAAGTTTGAGCTTCCATATCCATAAAGCTGAATGCTTCCCTTCACCAGCAGGCTGATCCCTGGAGAGTCCCCAGATATGTTGGACATTTGcggcatttttgttttcctcaaacATCCTACTAGCACAGGCCTTCAAAAGCATGATAAACACATGCAAACTTTATGGTTTGGCCATAACATGGATTATTATCTATTAAGAAATTATAGATACTTTTCAAAAACACTAGGTTCAtctacaatacaaaataaatctataaAGAAAGCAATCCCAGCACCTTGGAAGCAAAGTTTACGAGAAAAGAAACTTACCATCTTACTATTTTGACTGGGTCTTTCTTTGGCATAATTTGGTTTAGCCATGGTTCAATAACAGGAAACTGGTCTATCAGTTGATTCTTAATACCTTTAATAACTGAAGTCTTCAGCTGGATGCAGTTTGATACATTCTCCTTTTCATCAAATCTGTCAATCGAgcagaagtatttcagaaatgcacAATTTGGTGCCCAAAAGCTGCCATACCTCAGCAGCATTCTGCAGAAATTCGCTCTAAGACCTCAGCAGCACCACACCTGCCCAACTTTCAAATCTTAAGATTTTATAAGGTGTAAATCTGTTCCCTGGGAacaccaggctgggggaaggcgggggggggtCCCCACTAGTAGGCTGCCTTTGCTCCTAAGCTTTGCGTACATCCATGAAACATGCTTTTAGTCTCACGGATGCACCTTGGCACACAAAGTTATTTCACTCAACTCTAAGAGCAGACTTTGCTGGCACCCCCAGCACCTACGGCGCCCCTCGGATGTATCTGCATGAGCCCTTCACCTTCACCACTGCCAGACGAGCTGCGCTCCCAACCCCCCCAAAGCTCACACAAGTTAATGACTCAGCTTACTTTTTAGGttagttttgtgggtttttttaataatcagaTGCCcaagcagcccagcccagcgccCGAGGGCAAAGCTGGCGCCTGCGGGGCGGCGGAGACCGGCGGTCGCGCCCCGAGAAGACCGGGGTGGGGGGCGTGGGGGAAGCGGGGccggctgccccagcccccgaGCAGGGCCTGGCCGCCTCAGCCCGGCCCGGCAGggcccagccccggggcggagggggcaccgggcccgccccggcccacccttccctcccccctcccgccgccccccacccccggcgGAGCGGCCCGGCCCCACTCACTTCTTGAACATCCTGGGGGCGGTGGGTGCCGGGCGGGCGAGTGCCTGGAGCCGGGCGtggggccggcgggcggcggcgcgggcacCCACGGCCTCGGCGCTCCCTCACACGAGGCTCCGGGCCCTCCCCTCCGCGCCAGCCGGAAGCGCCGCACGCTTTACGGCCTGTCGCGCCGCTCCATAACAACGGAACGCGCGAGCGTCACCGGGGCGGGCGGGAACTGCAACTCCCAGGGAGCTGTGCGGGGCTCGGCGCGTgccgggggccgggccgcggtAGTGCCCAGCGGCGGCCTGCGCTGCCAGCCCGGTGTTAGCTTCGACGCTGGAGCCGTTTCTTCACGGCGCTGTTTTCCCAGGTAACGTAtcacttcattaaaataaattctttaaaagaGCAATCAAAGTGCTGGTAACTGCTCGCATCCTTTAAACACAACGTCAGTTGAACGGGTAAAAACGCAGCCACCTTCAAATTAGCCAAGGGGAAGCTATCCCCGTTTCAGAGCAGGCCACGCGATCCTGTGGACAgcgctgggggaggggggatccACTTCTCAAACCGCAGATCCTGGAGCCACCCAAGGGAATCCGCTACTGCATCCTTCGaggtggagaagcagcagcagaaacatggCTTGTGCTGAAGACCACCACccccagagagagagagatggctTCTGCCGAAGGCGATGACACTACGTAGCACTTGTTAGAATCAAATTAGGTTTTGCTTGGTGGTGGCTGCAGAATATCAATggaaaaacacagaaggaatTTACCCTACTGCTTTTTAACGCTCTAAGAGCGGACatgcctggttttgttcttgagACAGGTAGCTGCTATATAAGCCCACGTATCGGCAACTGCCCTGTTTCTTTCTAGAGTAATGGCAATGTTATCACTGccaaaaggagagaaggaagaggacaTAAAAGACCGGTTCATTAGTTATGCTACCTGCCAACTTCTTTTTTccatacaaaacaaaataatcagcTTTGATAATATAATATAACAACTAATTAAAACCTAATACTTAATAGTTACATCAGTCATACAAAGTAAAATCAAGCCTTTACACACAATATCGTTTATTCATATAGTGAAATACAGAGTCAGGAACACACtaataatgttaaaaaaggATAGGAATGAACTATAGCATTATAGAAATATCCAGCCATTTTAAGTCATGAATACCACCTCCACCTACTGCGTAGCATCACTAAAAATACTAAGAATAAAGAATTCAGTTTTAACTGAAACACAGTGACATGGCTCATGCCCAGATCAGAAAGTGAGAAAAGAAGTTTATTACACCTTCAAACTATTCCATACATTTTTGAGCGCCTCAGAATAACTTTTATTAAACAATACTTTGCCATGTAAACAACCCTTGCAGGTATGCTTGCATTTTTAAGAACTatggtgaaaaaaattataatactTCCACCTCAAATGTTAGAAACATGTAAACTTTCACCCTGTGACTCCCCAAAAATACGGCACATCTCACCGAAACCGTCTGAACCTCTGGTTTCATGCTAGCCTAAAACAGCAAGACTAGCTCCTAATTTCCAAAAAGCACCTGAACCACAGGCTCCCTTCAGGGCTGAGCTAACCTCAAGTCTGGTCTCAACATTTCCGTCTTCTCTTCCAAATGCTTTCTGTTGGTGTGGCTGCAAAGACTTCAAGGCCAGCTAACTGCCCAATCTAAATTTCCTTGTATAAAGGAATTTTGAAGAAGGCCCTTAGCACCTAGGAATTTTGTAATACAGCTCTCATTATTGTTCAGCCTCACCACCAAAAAGCTGAAGACGTTTGCTCTGGTTGTTGTGTCACTTTTAagcaacagaattttaaaagcatggtACCTGGATaagactgaaaaagcaaagaggcACATCCAGCAAATGGCTTGACAACCCCTCCAGCCCCGATGGAAGCCACCCCTCAGGATCATAAGCTAAATAGAAAGCATTCAGAATCTCTCCCCCTATATGCTCCAGTAGGAAAAGGGCAAAATCCACAGCACTCAGCTTCCTCCTGGGTTCCCAG
Proteins encoded in this window:
- the MCTS1 gene encoding malignant T-cell-amplified sequence 1 isoform X2, yielding MFKKFDEKENVSNCIQLKTSVIKGIKNQLIDQFPVIEPWLNQIMPKKDPVKIVRCHEHIEILTVNGELLFFRQREGIFYPTLRLLHKYPFILPHQQVDKGAIKFVLSGANIMCPGLTSPGAKLYPAAVDTVVAIMAEGKQHALCVGVMKMSAEDIEKVNKGIGIENIHYLNDGLWHMKTYK
- the MCTS1 gene encoding malignant T-cell-amplified sequence 1 isoform X1, encoding MLLRYGSFWAPNCAFLKYFCSIDRFDEKENVSNCIQLKTSVIKGIKNQLIDQFPVIEPWLNQIMPKKDPVKIVRCHEHIEILTVNGELLFFRQREGIFYPTLRLLHKYPFILPHQQVDKGAIKFVLSGANIMCPGLTSPGAKLYPAAVDTVVAIMAEGKQHALCVGVMKMSAEDIEKVNKGIGIENIHYLNDGLWHMKTYK